Proteins encoded by one window of Enterococcus saccharolyticus subsp. saccharolyticus:
- a CDS encoding PucR family transcriptional regulator encodes MLTVEDLLHLDELKGITILAGEKNIKNQILQVNIMENPDAFDWLTPGEMLLTTGFIFKDDEAMQKRLIRDLAKMNCSALGFKLQRYFDEIPESMVKLANKVNLPILSIPYDYNFTEIISIINQHHKFNQSMVSSLEVSMHNKMYRILEAGNGSKHVIQKLAESIQNPIVLFDQNFSPTYYADLPENPIRVSSILNKQKNVQHIQQFLNEKINSSLRFYQDPMNLDFSFGQKTIPIRIFPIKKNNIIISYLIIWNTMHELGPLDIIELKVAAQYLLLQLQLEDSLNIESYQKRNEMFFEIIRNKYQNEDVLIQFIKYYQLKTDAIYSIVILETSNNQSQSNRQIMNLSTRLNQMLSGYRQKMICIEYSNSFILLIQDPPADEREYLKTMNTIGKSLLNQLAKESNDLDITMVIGPTVPNIKQIYISFQQALQTLDIYNSDASFEHSTPIISYDDVFLKHIIRDHLSIDGLHKITERFITPLKQFDAVNKSEYLKTLQAYYQANRNITKAAENLFIHRNTLLHRLNKIEEILNISFDTPGDNLQLEFVIYIFPLL; translated from the coding sequence ATGTTAACAGTAGAAGATTTATTACATTTAGATGAATTAAAAGGTATTACGATTCTAGCTGGTGAAAAAAATATCAAGAATCAAATTTTACAAGTGAATATCATGGAAAATCCTGACGCGTTTGATTGGCTAACCCCTGGTGAGATGTTGCTGACAACTGGTTTTATTTTCAAAGATGATGAGGCCATGCAAAAACGACTAATTCGTGATTTAGCCAAAATGAATTGTTCGGCTTTGGGCTTTAAATTGCAACGTTACTTTGATGAAATTCCTGAATCAATGGTCAAACTTGCCAACAAAGTCAATCTCCCTATCCTATCGATTCCTTATGATTACAATTTTACGGAAATTATTTCGATTATTAATCAACATCATAAATTTAATCAAAGCATGGTTAGTTCATTAGAAGTTTCGATGCACAACAAGATGTATCGCATTTTGGAAGCAGGTAATGGAAGCAAACACGTCATTCAAAAATTGGCTGAATCCATCCAAAATCCCATTGTTTTATTCGATCAGAATTTTAGTCCTACTTATTATGCAGATTTGCCAGAGAATCCTATCCGAGTCTCAAGTATCTTGAATAAACAAAAAAATGTTCAACATATTCAACAATTTTTAAACGAAAAAATTAATTCATCCTTACGTTTTTATCAAGATCCTATGAATTTAGACTTTAGTTTTGGTCAAAAAACGATTCCCATTCGGATTTTTCCAATTAAAAAAAATAATATCATTATTTCTTATTTAATTATTTGGAATACGATGCATGAACTAGGTCCGTTAGATATTATTGAGCTGAAAGTTGCGGCACAATATCTGTTATTACAATTGCAATTAGAAGATTCATTAAACATTGAAAGTTACCAAAAACGCAATGAAATGTTTTTTGAAATCATTCGCAACAAATACCAAAACGAAGATGTTTTGATTCAATTCATTAAATATTATCAATTAAAAACAGATGCGATCTATTCTATCGTGATTTTGGAAACGTCTAACAATCAGTCCCAATCAAATCGTCAGATAATGAATTTAAGTACCCGACTCAATCAAATGCTAAGTGGCTACCGTCAAAAAATGATTTGTATCGAATACAGCAATTCATTTATTTTATTAATCCAAGACCCACCTGCGGATGAAAGAGAATATCTAAAAACCATGAATACGATTGGCAAGTCTTTACTAAATCAATTAGCGAAAGAATCAAATGATTTAGATATTACGATGGTGATTGGACCCACCGTTCCCAATATTAAGCAAATTTATATCTCCTTCCAACAAGCCTTACAAACATTAGATATCTATAATAGCGACGCATCTTTCGAACATTCCACACCAATTATTTCGTATGATGATGTTTTTTTGAAGCATATCATTAGAGATCATTTATCAATTGATGGTTTGCATAAGATTACTGAACGCTTTATTACGCCTTTAAAACAATTTGACGCTGTCAATAAAAGTGAATACTTAAAAACCTTACAAGCATACTATCAAGCCAATCGAAATATTACCAAAGCCGCTGAAAATTTATTTATTCATCGCAATACCCTCTTGCATCGCTTAA
- a CDS encoding amidohydrolase family protein, whose amino-acid sequence MDLIIRQARLKDGEDLKDIAVQAGKIVEIADSIAGDAEREIQAEGRVLIPGLIESHIHLDKALIASRKPNKSGTLQEAIKVTAELKPTFTKDDVYSRAKQALEMIIKSGVTTIRTHSEFDPAQGFTGFETILQLKEEYKELVDIQVVAFPQEGIFKAPGTEEMMYQAMDMGADVVGGIPYNDAPANEHIDLIFDIAKKYGKDVDLHQDFADEADDISIEYLCKKTIAEGYQGRVSVGHLTALHALPEEKLRPIIELMAEADISVMALPATDLHLGARSDEYNVRRAVTPIRKLRDGGVNMCIATNNIRNAFTPYGTGDIMQTAMLAIPVAHLGGADDLPTVLPMITTNPARAIGLKNYGIEVGNQADMVLLDTKVVNDAIIDLPTRLFVIKNGRVTIETTKTVTVHR is encoded by the coding sequence ATGGATTTAATTATTAGACAAGCACGTCTAAAAGATGGAGAAGATCTAAAAGATATTGCTGTGCAAGCAGGTAAAATTGTCGAAATTGCCGATTCAATTGCTGGTGATGCCGAAAGAGAAATTCAAGCAGAAGGACGTGTCTTGATTCCAGGTCTAATTGAAAGTCACATTCACTTGGATAAGGCATTGATTGCAAGCCGTAAACCGAATAAATCTGGTACATTGCAAGAAGCAATTAAAGTAACCGCAGAATTAAAACCGACATTTACAAAAGACGATGTTTACAGTCGTGCAAAACAAGCCTTAGAAATGATTATCAAAAGTGGGGTAACCACTATTCGTACTCACTCAGAGTTTGATCCAGCGCAAGGTTTCACTGGTTTTGAAACGATTTTACAATTAAAAGAAGAGTACAAAGAATTAGTGGATATTCAAGTCGTGGCCTTTCCACAAGAAGGAATTTTTAAAGCACCTGGTACAGAAGAAATGATGTATCAAGCAATGGATATGGGCGCAGACGTAGTGGGAGGAATTCCTTACAATGATGCACCAGCTAATGAACACATCGATTTGATTTTTGATATTGCGAAAAAATATGGGAAAGACGTTGATTTACACCAAGATTTTGCTGATGAAGCAGATGATATTTCGATTGAATATTTGTGTAAAAAAACAATTGCTGAAGGGTATCAAGGGCGTGTATCTGTGGGGCATTTAACTGCATTACATGCCTTACCAGAAGAAAAACTACGTCCAATTATCGAATTGATGGCAGAAGCAGACATTAGTGTGATGGCGTTACCAGCAACTGATTTACATTTAGGCGCACGTTCAGATGAATACAATGTTCGCCGAGCAGTAACACCTATTCGTAAATTACGTGATGGTGGTGTCAACATGTGTATTGCTACCAATAATATTCGTAATGCATTTACGCCTTATGGAACAGGCGATATCATGCAAACAGCTATGTTAGCCATTCCAGTTGCGCATTTAGGTGGTGCGGATGATTTACCAACTGTTTTACCAATGATTACAACGAATCCTGCTCGTGCAATTGGATTGAAAAATTACGGAATTGAGGTTGGAAATCAAGCAGATATGGTCTTGTTAGACACAAAAGTTGTCAATGATGCAATTATCGATTTACCAACACGTTTGTTTGTCATCAAAAATGGCCGAGTAACAATTGAAACGACTAAAACCGTAACTGTTCATCGCTAA
- a CDS encoding TerC family protein: METILLQYAWVLIVLIVLEGLLAADNAVVMAVMVKHLPKDQQQKALLYGLVGAFVFRFAAIFLITMLVNFWQIQAIGALYLLFMSGKHIYDSLRHSENSDETTKPKKASGFWMTVVKVELADIAFAVDSILAAIAIAVTLPAIGSHSIGGINAGPFVVMFLGGLIGVIMMRFAARWFVSLLEKIPSLETAAFLIVGWVGVKLAVLTLGHEKLGIIPHSFPHSTLWEVIFWTVLISIAAIGYIVGVRTQTAEKNLPVTELTEKIKR; the protein is encoded by the coding sequence TTGGAGACAATATTATTACAATATGCTTGGGTACTTATCGTTTTGATTGTGTTAGAGGGGTTATTAGCAGCAGATAATGCTGTCGTAATGGCCGTGATGGTGAAACACCTACCCAAAGATCAGCAACAAAAAGCATTGTTATATGGTTTAGTTGGCGCATTTGTTTTCCGTTTTGCCGCAATTTTCCTAATTACAATGTTAGTTAACTTCTGGCAAATTCAAGCCATTGGTGCACTTTACTTGCTGTTCATGTCTGGTAAACACATTTACGATTCTTTGAGACATTCAGAAAATTCTGATGAAACAACTAAGCCCAAGAAAGCCTCTGGTTTTTGGATGACAGTAGTCAAAGTAGAACTTGCAGACATCGCGTTTGCTGTCGATTCTATTCTAGCTGCAATAGCCATTGCCGTAACACTTCCTGCAATTGGAAGTCACTCTATCGGTGGTATTAATGCAGGTCCATTTGTCGTGATGTTTTTAGGCGGACTTATCGGTGTCATTATGATGCGTTTTGCAGCACGCTGGTTCGTTTCACTTTTAGAAAAAATTCCATCATTAGAAACAGCAGCGTTTCTGATTGTTGGTTGGGTTGGGGTAAAATTAGCTGTGTTAACATTAGGACATGAAAAATTAGGAATTATTCCTCATTCATTCCCTCATTCAACATTATGGGAAGTCATTTTCTGGACTGTTCTTATCTCAATTGCAGCTATCGGATACATTGTAGGGGTGCGAACACAAACCGCAGAAAAAAATCTACCTGTAACTGAACTTACTGAAAAAATTAAGCGTTAA
- a CDS encoding tetratricopeptide repeat protein — translation MSKDEDKNKNFSVFSRISKSLGVEKKLEKTNEVIEQIDIQETDETTETTEVLEEQATPVTDNVVDLAEKQRKEKNQEGVKWLKAAADLGDTGAMNELAYCYLAGVGLTPDPIEGELWLRRSAELGDLWAIVDLAVRLLDGEGIERNAVEGEKWLHLAVERRDGIATRVLGYRLLHGDGLQKNAEEGARYLYLAAESLHELVAMRLLGLYHIKGDFLTKDVKKGEYWLKRAADGGEKIAMREWGRYLIRGF, via the coding sequence TTGAGTAAAGATGAGGATAAAAATAAAAATTTCTCGGTATTCAGTCGAATTTCTAAGTCATTGGGTGTTGAGAAAAAACTAGAAAAAACGAACGAAGTAATTGAACAAATTGACATACAGGAAACGGATGAAACTACCGAAACAACGGAAGTGCTGGAAGAGCAAGCGACTCCAGTAACGGATAATGTCGTGGATTTGGCTGAGAAGCAACGCAAAGAAAAAAATCAAGAAGGTGTCAAGTGGTTAAAAGCGGCTGCTGATTTAGGAGACACAGGTGCCATGAATGAACTAGCCTACTGTTATCTAGCTGGTGTTGGGTTAACGCCTGATCCTATTGAAGGAGAACTTTGGTTGCGCCGTTCTGCTGAATTAGGAGATTTATGGGCAATCGTAGATTTAGCTGTTCGCTTACTAGATGGTGAAGGGATTGAACGAAACGCTGTTGAAGGCGAAAAATGGTTGCATTTAGCAGTAGAGCGTCGTGATGGTATTGCCACGCGCGTACTTGGTTATCGTCTGTTGCATGGCGATGGTTTACAGAAAAATGCAGAAGAAGGCGCACGCTATTTGTATCTAGCAGCCGAATCGTTGCATGAGCTAGTCGCGATGCGTTTATTAGGACTGTATCATATCAAAGGAGATTTTCTGACTAAAGACGTAAAAAAAGGCGAATACTGGTTAAAGCGAGCTGCTGATGGTGGTGAGAAAATTGCGATGCGTGAATGGGGCAGATACTTGATTCGTGGGTTTTAA
- a CDS encoding anthrax toxin lethal factor-related metalloendopeptidase yields the protein MRKRNWLLIILGLSLIGAFFFRFVKQEPTTSENEARIREMIVLEEKETIKEAVVEEVVQALSSVDAELIHLVYHNELTILLTDYEFEELPNFHVYKNDLEKYAGFFVPADNTIYIKINAAHSDNGYIALHEFGHAIDYRLGDSYGYLSESLRDEFEEIKDNEKDNVLPERKGTEELSGLQVSEYYAQTKEYFAEIFALYYHSNRTNEKLQEAGAKSYALIESLPYRVLTVSSYTQQGYTLTWRPLESATYQLYQNNRLIETVGMNRTEYTFPLETTNSSYFKDYQVSFKAFDSSGKELFTSTTADTRDAPLDISNLKKLVQQTEELLEKGVANSHFIAYDLKKAHEEIDSVQKNERTFRQAEILRTEKQLEKFLMDYQVEGVD from the coding sequence ATGCGAAAAAGAAATTGGTTATTGATTATTTTAGGATTATCTCTCATTGGTGCGTTCTTTTTTCGCTTTGTGAAGCAGGAACCTACGACGTCAGAAAATGAAGCGCGCATTCGTGAAATGATTGTTTTAGAAGAAAAAGAAACGATCAAAGAAGCTGTGGTCGAAGAGGTGGTGCAAGCCCTAAGTTCAGTAGATGCAGAATTAATCCATCTCGTTTATCACAACGAATTGACTATTTTATTGACCGATTACGAGTTTGAAGAATTACCAAATTTTCATGTCTATAAAAACGATTTAGAAAAATATGCGGGATTTTTTGTACCTGCGGATAATACTATCTATATCAAAATAAATGCTGCTCATTCCGATAATGGGTATATTGCATTACATGAATTCGGACATGCAATTGATTATCGTTTAGGGGATAGTTATGGTTATTTGAGTGAGTCATTACGTGATGAATTTGAAGAAATTAAGGACAATGAAAAAGATAACGTATTGCCTGAACGAAAAGGAACAGAAGAATTATCGGGTCTTCAAGTATCCGAATATTATGCACAAACCAAAGAATATTTTGCTGAAATTTTCGCGTTGTATTATCATAGCAATCGAACAAACGAAAAACTACAAGAAGCAGGGGCAAAAAGTTATGCACTCATCGAATCACTGCCCTATCGTGTATTAACTGTTAGTAGTTACACGCAACAAGGCTATACGCTAACTTGGCGACCGTTGGAATCGGCAACTTATCAACTGTATCAAAACAATCGTCTGATTGAGACAGTAGGAATGAATAGGACAGAATATACTTTCCCTCTTGAAACAACCAATTCGTCTTATTTTAAAGATTATCAGGTATCATTCAAAGCGTTTGATTCTTCAGGAAAAGAATTGTTTACTTCGACTACTGCTGATACGAGAGATGCACCGTTAGATATTTCTAACTTGAAAAAATTAGTGCAACAAACAGAAGAACTGTTAGAAAAAGGTGTAGCAAATTCTCATTTTATAGCATACGACTTAAAGAAAGCGCACGAAGAAATTGACAGCGTTCAAAAAAATGAGCGTACCTTTCGTCAAGCAGAGATATTAAGGACAGAAAAACAATTGGAAAAATTTTTGATGGATTATCAAGTAGAAGGCGTAGATTAA
- a CDS encoding MerR family transcriptional regulator: protein MKEIDIARKLNISTNALRHYESWKIIPEVARQEIGYRMYTEVHEAYFKCIREMIPGFGIAFIKTLLPMVMIGDTTTAIWEINKKQVALCQEKARIEYTIEILEPGVLAAIPKYKNKKYFSIGEVAKEANVSTSAIRHWEKEGLLTPQRDIHSGFRQFNIQDIRKVYIIRAVQRTVFSLDTVRQVLKEVENKQMSQTREIANSALEQINLMLLNQFKGIAAFHHLLTTLDEAGVTKK from the coding sequence ATGAAAGAAATTGACATCGCGAGAAAATTAAATATTAGTACTAATGCCCTCAGACATTATGAATCATGGAAAATTATTCCAGAAGTTGCGCGTCAAGAGATTGGTTATAGAATGTATACAGAAGTTCATGAAGCCTATTTTAAATGTATTAGAGAAATGATCCCCGGATTTGGCATAGCGTTTATTAAAACACTACTGCCAATGGTCATGATTGGCGATACGACTACAGCTATTTGGGAAATTAACAAAAAGCAAGTAGCGCTCTGTCAGGAAAAAGCAAGGATCGAATATACCATCGAAATACTAGAACCTGGTGTATTAGCAGCCATTCCCAAATATAAAAATAAAAAATACTTTTCAATTGGTGAAGTCGCAAAAGAAGCAAATGTCTCTACATCGGCAATCCGCCATTGGGAGAAAGAAGGACTACTAACACCACAAAGAGATATTCATAGTGGTTTTCGCCAGTTTAATATTCAAGATATTCGCAAAGTTTATATTATTCGTGCCGTCCAACGAACAGTCTTTTCTTTAGATACTGTTCGACAGGTTCTAAAAGAAGTCGAAAATAAACAGATGTCGCAAACACGAGAGATTGCAAATAGTGCTTTGGAACAAATTAATCTGATGCTTTTAAATCAATTTAAGGGAATTGCCGCTTTCCATCATTTATTGACTACTTTAGATGAAGCGGGCGTCACCAAAAAATAA
- a CDS encoding MurR/RpiR family transcriptional regulator produces MLLIEQLTTQENFTSNEQKIAHYILENLTQIPNMNIEQIAKQTYTSHSAVVRLAKKLNFEGFRDFKIALSEAAYNKRYTQEQVDANFPFEPQDSSDQIAKKMADLTIETIKLTQLQINGKLLEDAAAILTKANRIFLFAKGDSQIRSRSFQNKMIKINKFLIVADEYADEAWTAANLTPTDCALFVTYGAKSPQHAKILTYFQEKRIPSVLLSGNPNAALNQLATLPIVISQNEYDFLKIGTFSSQIAFQYVLDTLFSILYAQEFQQNLVNLKIKHALLEQGILSENPTP; encoded by the coding sequence ATGCTACTAATTGAGCAACTAACGACGCAAGAAAATTTTACGAGTAATGAACAAAAAATTGCGCACTATATTTTAGAGAATTTAACCCAAATTCCTAATATGAACATTGAACAAATTGCCAAACAAACCTATACATCTCATTCGGCAGTCGTTCGATTAGCAAAAAAATTAAATTTTGAAGGTTTTAGAGATTTTAAAATTGCCTTATCCGAAGCAGCCTACAACAAACGTTACACTCAAGAGCAAGTAGATGCCAATTTTCCTTTTGAACCACAGGACTCTTCAGATCAAATTGCCAAAAAAATGGCTGATTTAACTATTGAAACGATTAAATTAACACAATTGCAAATCAACGGAAAATTATTAGAGGATGCTGCTGCTATTTTGACGAAAGCCAATCGTATTTTTTTATTCGCTAAAGGTGATTCACAAATTCGTTCACGCAGTTTTCAAAATAAGATGATTAAAATTAATAAGTTTTTAATTGTGGCAGATGAATACGCAGATGAAGCTTGGACCGCTGCCAATCTTACTCCGACAGATTGTGCTTTATTTGTTACATATGGAGCCAAATCACCGCAACATGCTAAAATTCTGACTTACTTCCAAGAAAAAAGAATTCCTTCTGTCCTATTAAGTGGGAATCCAAATGCAGCTCTCAATCAATTAGCAACACTTCCGATAGTTATTAGTCAGAATGAGTATGACTTTCTAAAAATTGGGACATTTTCTTCTCAAATTGCTTTTCAATATGTCTTAGATACTCTTTTTTCCATTTTGTATGCTCAAGAATTCCAACAGAATCTAGTCAATCTGAAAATAAAACATGCGCTTTTAGAACAAGGAATTTTATCAGAAAACCCTACTCCTTAA
- a CDS encoding Gfo/Idh/MocA family protein, with the protein MNLGIFGAGMIVQEFLTIARDIPQLELVSILGTERSLSKTKELQTQYGIQKVYTDVEGNLMNDDIDTVYIALPNHLHYSFAKKALESGKHVICEKPFTLTLAQLLELEQLAKAKNLILIEAITNQYLSNYQEIKNNLASLGDIKLVECNYSQYSSRYDAFKQGIILPAFNPEMGGGALMDINIYNIHFVVGLLGKPTKVTYFANEEQQVDTSGVLILEYPQTKAVCIGAKDSWAKNRSIIQGTKGAITVEGPSNTVENYTITQAATPAQSMNKNTHDHRMVEEFLHFVRIIENQDVEEAHRRMEHSKLVMMVIEEAVASCK; encoded by the coding sequence ATGAACTTAGGAATATTTGGCGCTGGCATGATTGTTCAAGAGTTTTTAACGATTGCACGAGATATACCACAATTAGAATTAGTTTCAATTTTGGGAACGGAACGCTCGCTGTCTAAAACCAAAGAATTACAAACACAATATGGGATTCAAAAGGTTTATACAGACGTTGAGGGAAATTTAATGAACGATGACATCGATACAGTTTATATCGCTTTACCCAATCATCTACATTATTCATTTGCTAAAAAAGCGTTAGAATCTGGGAAACATGTTATTTGTGAAAAACCTTTTACATTAACTTTAGCTCAATTACTTGAATTAGAACAACTTGCAAAGGCTAAAAATTTAATCTTAATTGAAGCAATCACCAATCAGTATTTATCAAATTATCAAGAAATCAAAAATAACTTAGCTTCACTTGGAGACATTAAGCTGGTTGAATGTAATTACTCACAATATTCTTCAAGATATGATGCGTTTAAACAAGGCATTATTTTGCCCGCCTTCAATCCAGAAATGGGTGGTGGTGCGTTGATGGATATTAATATTTATAACATTCATTTTGTGGTCGGACTATTGGGTAAACCCACTAAAGTAACGTACTTTGCGAACGAAGAACAACAAGTCGATACGTCGGGTGTCCTCATTTTAGAGTATCCCCAAACAAAAGCAGTATGTATTGGTGCAAAAGATTCATGGGCAAAAAATAGATCCATCATCCAAGGCACAAAAGGAGCGATTACAGTCGAGGGGCCCAGCAATACAGTGGAAAATTACACGATTACCCAAGCAGCAACACCCGCTCAATCAATGAACAAAAATACACACGATCATCGAATGGTAGAAGAATTCTTGCATTTTGTTAGAATAATCGAAAATCAAGACGTAGAAGAAGCGCATCGACGTATGGAACATTCAAAGTTGGTCATGATGGTTATTGAAGAAGCTGTGGCTAGTTGTAAATAG
- a CDS encoding NAD(P)-dependent alcohol dehydrogenase, with protein MYNVKARAAFSPTANFKKTDITRRALDKKDILIEIKYAGICHSDIHTVRGEWGEVQYPLVPGHEIAGIVKETGEEVTKYTIGDRVGVGCMVDSCGQCEHCQQGEEQYCEGPHGHTGTYADIDKYGEYTQGGYSTHIVVSEDFVVRIPDNIPLEKAAPLLCAGITTFSPLNHWQAAGKNIAVVGLGGLGHMAVKIGHAMGAKVTVLSQTLSKKEDGLLFGADGYYATSDPKTFETLSNSFDLIINTVSAILDYDSYLSLLKLDGTLVNVGAPAEAAPLHISSLIGGRRSFAGSAIGGIKETQEMLDFCGEHNITPEIELISADKIEEAYERVLHSDVRYRFVIDTKTI; from the coding sequence ATGTATAATGTTAAAGCTCGAGCAGCATTTAGTCCAACTGCCAATTTCAAAAAAACAGATATTACGCGTAGAGCGTTAGATAAGAAGGATATTTTAATCGAGATTAAATATGCGGGAATTTGCCATTCGGATATTCACACGGTGCGAGGAGAATGGGGAGAAGTGCAATATCCGCTAGTACCTGGCCATGAAATTGCTGGAATTGTGAAAGAAACAGGCGAAGAAGTGACCAAATATACTATTGGCGATAGAGTGGGCGTAGGATGTATGGTTGATTCTTGTGGTCAATGCGAACATTGCCAACAAGGAGAGGAACAATACTGTGAAGGTCCTCATGGTCATACGGGAACTTATGCAGATATTGATAAGTATGGAGAGTATACACAAGGTGGCTATTCGACCCATATCGTAGTATCGGAAGACTTTGTTGTTCGTATTCCAGATAATATCCCATTAGAAAAAGCAGCCCCTCTACTATGTGCAGGTATCACTACATTTTCTCCATTAAATCATTGGCAGGCAGCTGGAAAAAATATCGCTGTCGTTGGTTTAGGAGGTTTAGGGCATATGGCTGTTAAAATTGGTCATGCGATGGGAGCAAAAGTGACCGTGCTGTCTCAAACATTGAGTAAAAAAGAGGACGGATTATTATTTGGCGCAGACGGTTATTATGCTACCTCCGATCCAAAAACCTTTGAAACTTTAAGTAATTCGTTTGATCTAATTATTAACACAGTCAGTGCAATTCTGGATTATGACAGTTACTTAAGTTTATTAAAGCTTGATGGAACGCTGGTCAATGTGGGAGCACCAGCAGAAGCAGCCCCACTGCACATTAGCAGTTTAATCGGAGGTCGTCGTTCGTTTGCTGGGTCAGCAATTGGCGGTATCAAAGAAACACAAGAAATGTTAGATTTTTGTGGCGAACACAATATTACTCCAGAAATTGAACTAATTTCTGCGGATAAAATAGAGGAAGCTTATGAAAGAGTGCTTCATTCAGATGTAAGATACCGTTTTGTCATAGATACCAAAACAATTTAA
- a CDS encoding ComE operon protein 2 yields the protein MEENVRKTYNINASSDFIKAEHERIPWNQYFMAQSVLLSLRSTCTRLEVGATLVKDRRIIAGGYNGSVSGDHHCIDDGCYIVDGHCIRTIHAEMNALLQCAKLGISTENSEIYVTHFPCLPCTKAILQAGVKKIYYLNDYRNNEYAMELIKHVGVEVEQVQLEPKYFEKLSFGQLNEQ from the coding sequence ATGGAAGAGAATGTTAGAAAAACCTATAATATCAACGCTTCAAGCGATTTTATAAAGGCGGAACACGAACGTATCCCCTGGAACCAATATTTCATGGCGCAGTCGGTTCTATTATCGTTGCGTAGTACGTGTACACGTTTGGAAGTAGGAGCGACTTTAGTAAAAGATCGACGAATTATTGCAGGAGGTTACAATGGGTCTGTTAGCGGTGATCATCATTGTATTGATGATGGATGCTATATCGTTGATGGTCACTGTATTCGAACGATTCATGCGGAGATGAATGCTTTGTTACAATGTGCGAAACTGGGGATTTCCACGGAAAATTCGGAAATTTACGTCACACATTTTCCATGTTTACCATGTACGAAAGCTATCTTACAAGCTGGTGTAAAAAAAATTTATTACTTAAATGATTATCGTAATAATGAATATGCGATGGAATTAATTAAACATGTGGGTGTAGAAGTAGAACAAGTGCAATTAGAACCAAAATATTTTGAGAAACTTTCTTTTGGGCAATTAAATGAGCAATAG